The Mercurialis annua linkage group LG2, ddMerAnnu1.2, whole genome shotgun sequence genome contains a region encoding:
- the LOC126666777 gene encoding protein GLUTAMINE DUMPER 2, translating into MASARAPFNVTATARAVTPSAAQHSPWHSPVPYLFGGLAAMLGLIAFALLILACSYWKLSGYLENDSERDLEAGEEGKNDSNDEKKVVVFEEKILVIMAGQVKPTFLATPMSSRSSSFGDNSSTKSCSCSEKGEKSVETVKQETNDQEQQQHSESHETDQAH; encoded by the coding sequence GTTCAACGTAACAGCAACCGCAAGAGCAGTTACTCCATCAGCTGCACAACACTCACCTTGGCATTCACCAGTTCCATATTTATTCGGCGGACTAGCCGCCATGCTCGGTTTAATAGCTTTTGCACTCTTAATTCTCGCTTGTTCGTACTGGAAATTATCCGGGTACCTCGAAAACGACAGCGAAAGAGACCTTGAAGCTGGAGAAGAAGGTAAAAATGATAGTAATGATGAGAAAAAAGTTGTGGTTTTTGAAGAGAAGATTTTGGTTATTATGGCTGGTCAGGTTAAACCAACTTTTTTAGCGACGCCAATGTCTAGTAGGTCATCTTCCTTTGGCGACAATTCGAGTACGAAAAGCTGTTCTTGTAGCGAAAAAGGTGAGAAATCTGTAGAAACTGTTAAACAGGAGACTAATGATCAAGAACAACAACAACACAGTGAAAGTCATGAAACAGATCAAGcccattaa